In Procambarus clarkii isolate CNS0578487 chromosome 5, FALCON_Pclarkii_2.0, whole genome shotgun sequence, the following are encoded in one genomic region:
- the LOC138350867 gene encoding probable DNA-directed RNA polymerase subunit delta codes for MDIGNGEAVGIEKLGNDEERKVNEEGFEDEKGDEERGEDEDKKVTEEEDEDIKVIEEEDEDIKVIEEEDEDKKVNEEEYEKNQVFYK; via the coding sequence atggatattggtaatggggaagcagttggcattgagaaattgggaaatgatgaagagaggaaagtaaatgaagaAGGATTTGAAGatgaaaagggagatgaagaaaggggagaagatgaagataaaaaggtaactgaagaggaagacgaagatataaaggtaattgaagaagaagatgaagatataaaggtaattgaagaagaagatgaagataaaaaggtaaatgaagaggaatatgaaaaaaatcaagttttttataaataa